A genomic segment from Leopardus geoffroyi isolate Oge1 chromosome A2, O.geoffroyi_Oge1_pat1.0, whole genome shotgun sequence encodes:
- the MON1A gene encoding vacuolar fusion protein MON1 homolog A isoform X1, translating into MAADMQKRSSECPDGTLAPSDGQSMERAESPTPGLAQGMEPGAGQEGAMFVHARSYEDLTESEDGAASGDSPKEGVGGPPPLPADMRQISQDFSELSTQLTGVARDLQEEMLPGSSEDWPEPSGAAGRPATEPPREGTGEGDEEEAAEAWRLHQKHVFVLSEAGKPVYSRYGSEEALSSTMGVMVALVSFLEADKNAIRSIHADGYKVVFVRRSPLVLVAVARTRQSAQELAQELLYIYYQILSLLTGAQLSHIFQQKQNYDLRRLLSGSERITDNLLQLMARDPSFLMGAARCLPLAAAVRDAVSASLQQARARSLVFSILLARNQLVALVRRKDQFLHPIDLHLLFNLISSSSSFREGEAWTPVCLPKFNAAGFFHAHISYLEPDTDLCLLLVSTDREDFFAVSDCRRRFQERLRKRGAHLALREALRTPYYSVAQVGIPDLRHFLYKSKSSGLFTSPEIEAPYTSEEEQERLLGLYQYLHSRAHNASRPLKTIYYTGPNENLLAWVTGAFELYMCYSPLGTKASAVSAIHKLMRWIRKEEDRLFILTPLTY; encoded by the exons ATGGCTGCTGACATGCAGAAGAGGAGCAGCGAATGCCCCGATGGCACCCTGGCTCCTTCTGATGGGCAGAGTATGGAGAGAGCTGAAAGCCCCACACCAGGACTGGCTCAGGGAATGGAGCCAG GTGCTGGGCAGGAGGGTGCCATGTTCGTCCATGCCCGTTCCTATGAGGACCTGACTGAATCGGAGGATGGGGCAGCTTCTGGGGACAGCCCCAAGGAGGGTGTTGGGGGTCCTCCACCACTGCCTGCAGACATGCGACAGATCAGCCAGGACTTCAGCGAGCTGAGCACCCAACTGACGGGTGTGGCCCGAGACCTGCAGGAGGAGATGCTGCCAGGAAGCTCTGAGGACTGGCCAGAGCCTTCAGGGGCAGCTGGGCGGCCAGCCACAGAACCCCCCAGGGAGGGCACAGGCGAGGGGGATGAGGAGGAGGCTGCTGAGGCATGGCGACTGCACCAGAAGCACGTCTTTGTGCTGAGCGAGGCGGGGAAGCCTGTGTACTCCCGCTATGGGTCAGAGGAGGCACTTTCCAGCACCATGGGTGTCATGGTGGCCCTGGTGTCCTTCCTGGAGGCAGACAAGAACGCCATTCGTTCTATCCACGCAG ATGGCTACAAGGTAGTATTCGTGCGCCGGAGCCCACTGGTGTTGGTGGCAGTGGCGCGCACGCGGCAATCGGCGCAGGAACTGGCGCAGGAGCTGCTCTACATCTACTACCAGATCCTGAGCCTTCTTACCGGTGCCCAGCTGAGCCACATCTTCCAGCAGAAGCAGAACTACGACCTGCGGCGCCTGCTCTCGGGCTCGGAGCGCATCACCGACAACCTGCTGCAGCTCATGGCGCGAGACCCCAGCTTCCTCATGGGGGCAGCGCGCTGCTTGCCCCTGGCTGCGGCCGTGCGCGACGCGGTGAGTGCCAGCCTGCAGCAGGCGCGAGCGCGCAGCCTTGTCTTCTCCATCCTGCTGGCACGCAACCAGCTGGTGGCGCTCGTGCGCCGCAAGGACCAATTCCTGCACCCTATCGACCTGCACCTGCTCTTCAATCTCATAAGTTCCTCCTCATCCTTCCGTGAGGGAGAAGCCTGGACGCCTGTGTGCCTACCCAAATTTAATGCGGCCGGCTTCTTCCATGCACACATCTCTTACCTGGAGCCTGACACCGACCTCTGCTTGTTGCTCGTCTCCACCGACCGGGAGGACTTCTTTGCAGTCTCTGACTGCCGCCGCCGCTTTCAGGAGCGCCTGCGGAAGCGTGGAGCCCACCTGGCGCTGCGAGAGGCACTGCGCACGCCCTACTACAGTGTTGCCCAAGTGGGCATCCCGGACCTGCGCCACTTCCTCTATAAATCAAAGAGCTCGGGACTCTTCACCAG CCCTGAGATTGAGGCCCCGTACACCAGTGAAGAGGAGCAGGAGCGGCTGCTGGGCCTCTACCAATACCTGCACAGCCGGGCCCACAATGCCTCCCGCCCACTCAAGACCATCTACTACACGGGCCCCAATGAGAACCTCCTGGCCTGG GTGACAGGTGCCTTTGAGCTCTACATGTGCTACAGCCCCCTGGGGACCAAGGCATCTGCTGTCAGTGCCATCCATAAGCTGATGCGCTGGATCCGCAAAGAAGAAGATCGCCTCTTCATCCTCACACCCCTCACCTACTGA
- the MON1A gene encoding vacuolar fusion protein MON1 homolog A isoform X2, with product MAADMQKRSSECPDGTLAPSDGQSMERAESPTPGLAQGMEPDGYKVVFVRRSPLVLVAVARTRQSAQELAQELLYIYYQILSLLTGAQLSHIFQQKQNYDLRRLLSGSERITDNLLQLMARDPSFLMGAARCLPLAAAVRDAVSASLQQARARSLVFSILLARNQLVALVRRKDQFLHPIDLHLLFNLISSSSSFREGEAWTPVCLPKFNAAGFFHAHISYLEPDTDLCLLLVSTDREDFFAVSDCRRRFQERLRKRGAHLALREALRTPYYSVAQVGIPDLRHFLYKSKSSGLFTSPEIEAPYTSEEEQERLLGLYQYLHSRAHNASRPLKTIYYTGPNENLLAWVTGAFELYMCYSPLGTKASAVSAIHKLMRWIRKEEDRLFILTPLTY from the exons ATGGCTGCTGACATGCAGAAGAGGAGCAGCGAATGCCCCGATGGCACCCTGGCTCCTTCTGATGGGCAGAGTATGGAGAGAGCTGAAAGCCCCACACCAGGACTGGCTCAGGGAATGGAGCCAG ATGGCTACAAGGTAGTATTCGTGCGCCGGAGCCCACTGGTGTTGGTGGCAGTGGCGCGCACGCGGCAATCGGCGCAGGAACTGGCGCAGGAGCTGCTCTACATCTACTACCAGATCCTGAGCCTTCTTACCGGTGCCCAGCTGAGCCACATCTTCCAGCAGAAGCAGAACTACGACCTGCGGCGCCTGCTCTCGGGCTCGGAGCGCATCACCGACAACCTGCTGCAGCTCATGGCGCGAGACCCCAGCTTCCTCATGGGGGCAGCGCGCTGCTTGCCCCTGGCTGCGGCCGTGCGCGACGCGGTGAGTGCCAGCCTGCAGCAGGCGCGAGCGCGCAGCCTTGTCTTCTCCATCCTGCTGGCACGCAACCAGCTGGTGGCGCTCGTGCGCCGCAAGGACCAATTCCTGCACCCTATCGACCTGCACCTGCTCTTCAATCTCATAAGTTCCTCCTCATCCTTCCGTGAGGGAGAAGCCTGGACGCCTGTGTGCCTACCCAAATTTAATGCGGCCGGCTTCTTCCATGCACACATCTCTTACCTGGAGCCTGACACCGACCTCTGCTTGTTGCTCGTCTCCACCGACCGGGAGGACTTCTTTGCAGTCTCTGACTGCCGCCGCCGCTTTCAGGAGCGCCTGCGGAAGCGTGGAGCCCACCTGGCGCTGCGAGAGGCACTGCGCACGCCCTACTACAGTGTTGCCCAAGTGGGCATCCCGGACCTGCGCCACTTCCTCTATAAATCAAAGAGCTCGGGACTCTTCACCAG CCCTGAGATTGAGGCCCCGTACACCAGTGAAGAGGAGCAGGAGCGGCTGCTGGGCCTCTACCAATACCTGCACAGCCGGGCCCACAATGCCTCCCGCCCACTCAAGACCATCTACTACACGGGCCCCAATGAGAACCTCCTGGCCTGG GTGACAGGTGCCTTTGAGCTCTACATGTGCTACAGCCCCCTGGGGACCAAGGCATCTGCTGTCAGTGCCATCCATAAGCTGATGCGCTGGATCCGCAAAGAAGAAGATCGCCTCTTCATCCTCACACCCCTCACCTACTGA